A part of Gossypium hirsutum isolate 1008001.06 chromosome A07, Gossypium_hirsutum_v2.1, whole genome shotgun sequence genomic DNA contains:
- the LOC107920501 gene encoding glycosyltransferase BC10 — MARGRGDKEDAEKYTGLLKLVQVLSFLVVFVAGIIIGLATSAHINTYFSSQAQLFSTSTVTSFQVSSNKANCNQTQAPCPEIDYLSMDAFIHPMNLTHKLSDGELLWRASMMPYKKEYPFPRVPKVAFMFLTRGPLPFMPLWERFFKDHEIFFSIYLHTRPDYYLNVSTSSPFYGRQIPSQRVEWGSFLLADAERRLLANALLDFSNERFILLSESCIPVYNFPTVYKYLIGSTYSFVESYDDPTRYGRGRYNRKMLPHIKLYQWRKGSQWFEMQRSVATYIVSDAKYYNLFKKYCKPACYPDEHYIPTYLNMFHGSLNANRTITWVDWSMGGPHPAKYEGVNVTEGFIQSIRNNGTLCSYNDELTSVCYLFARKFAPSALEPLLNLSSTVMNF, encoded by the exons ATGGCGAGAGGTAGAGGAGATAAAGAAGATGCTGAGAAGTACACTGGTTTGCTTAAACTAGTTCAAGTTCTGTCATTTTTGGTTGTCTTCGTCGCTGGAATCATCATCGGATTAGCCACCAGTGCTCATATAAATACTTATTTCTCTTCTCAAGCACAACTTTTTTCAACTTCGACGGTCACTTCATTTCAAGTATCGAGCAACAAAGCCAACTGCAATCAAACTCAAGCCCCATGCCCAGAGATTGATTACCTTTCAATGGATGCTTTTATTCATCCAATGAATTTAACACATAAATTATCAGATGGTGAGTTGTTGTGGAGAGCTTCAATGATGCCTTATAAAAAAGAATACCCATTTCCAAGGGTACCAAAGGTGGCTTTCATGTTCCTTACTAGAGGTCCTTTGCCTTTCATGCCATTATGGGAGAGGTTCTTTAAAGACCAtgaaatttttttctctatttatcTACATACACGTCCTGATTATTACCTTAATGTCTCTACTAGCTCTCCTTTCTATGGAAGACAGATCCCTAGTCAG CGTGTGGAATGGGGGTCCTTTCTACTTGCCGATGCAGAGAGGCGGTTACTAGCCAATGCACTGCTCGACTTCTCAAACGAGCGATTTATTCTTCTTTCCGAGAGCTGCATCCCAGTCTATAACTTCCCAACTGTCTACAAGTATCTCATTGGTTCTACCTACAGTTTCGTTGAATCATACGATGATCCAACCCGCTATGGTCGTGGTCGGTACAACCGTAAGATGCTTCCTCACATTAAGCTCTATCAATGGCGAAAAGGATCCCAATGGTTCGAGATGCAACGTTCAGTTGCAACATACATTGTCTCAGACGCCAAGTACTACAACCTTTTCAAGAAGTATTGTAAGCCTGCATGCTATCCTGATGAGCATTACATTCCAACTTACCTGAACATGTTCCACGGATCATTGAATGCAAATCGGACCATAACCTGGGTCGATTGGTCAATGGGAGGCCCTCATCCAGCAAAATATGAGGGAGTTAATGTCACAGAAGGTTTTATACAATCCATAAGGAATAACGGAACGCTTTGTTCGTATAACGATGAGCTAACATCGGTATGTTATCTCTTTGCTCGAAAATTTGCTCCGAGTGCATTGGAGCCTTTGCTCAACCTCAGCTCGACTGTGATGAACTTTTGA